Within the Acidobacteriota bacterium genome, the region TGGACGAAAAGACGGCCCTGGGCCACGCGAAGATCCGCCAGTTCGTGAAGGACTACGGCGTGAGCCACTTTTTCGACGTGGGGGAGGGCGTTTGCCATCAGCTCATGGTGGAAAAGGGCCTGGCCCTTCCGGGTCGGCTCGTGCTGGGCTCCGACAGCCACACGTGCATGTACGGCGCGCTCAACGCCTTTTCGACGGGCATCGACCGAACCGAAGCGGCGGTGCTTCTCCTCACGGGCGAGACGTGGCTGAGGGTGCCTCAGACCATCCGGGTGACGCTGAGGGGCGCCTTGCCCCGGGGCGTCATGGGCAAGGACCTCGTCCTCCGGATCATCGGCGACATCGGGGCCGACGGGGCCAACTACAAGGCCGTCGAGTTCCACGGCGACCTTTCCGCCCTGCCCCAGGACGACCGCTTCACCGTGGCCAACATGGGCATCGAGATGGGCGCCAAGCTGGCGGTCTTTCCCGTGGACGCCGCCACCGAGGCGTACCTGCGCGAGCACGCCCCGGGCGCCCCGTACGAAGCCGTCTGGGCCGACGCCGACGCCTCCTATGGCCAGGAACTGGACTACGACCTCTCGTCCCTGGAGCCGGTGGTGGCCAAACCGCACACGGTGGATAACGTGGCCCCCGTCTCCGAGGTCAAGGGCCTCGCCGTCCAGCAGGCCTACCTCGGCACCTGCACCAACGGGCGCCTGAGCGACCTGAGGCTCGCCGCGGCGATCCTGAAGGGCAAGCGCGTCGCCCCCGGCGTCCGCCTGCTCGTCATTCCCGCCAGCCGGAGCATCTTCCAGGCGGCCATCGCCGACGGGACCCTCGCGGCGCTCGTGGAGGCGGGCGCCCTGGTGGGTCCTCCCGGCTGCGGGCCGTGCCTGGGCGCCCACCAGGGGCTCCTGGCCCCGGGGGAGCGGTGCGTCTCCTCCTCCAACCGGAACTTCCAGGGGCGCATGGGCAGCAAGGAAGCCGAGGTGTACCTCGCAAGCCCCCTCACCGTCGCCGCCAGCGCCCTGACCGGCGTCCTCACCGACCCACGGGAAGTCATTTGAACAGGGAGGACAGGAGGAAAGGGAGGAGAAACGTGCTTCGAGATGAATTGACCGAGACGGTCATCGGATGTGCGATGGAAGTGCATTCCCATTTGGGTTCTGGATTATTGGAGAGTGTCTACGAAGAATGCGTCTGCCGAGAACTGGCAGAAAATCACATCGCCTTTGAACGGCAAGTAGCCATGCCCACCGAGTACAAAGGCGTCCGGCTGGACTGCGGATACAGGGTGGACATCCTGTTGCCTGAGCGCCTGATTATTGAAATGAAGTCGGTCGAGCGCCTTCTTCCCGTGCACCAAGCACAACTCATTAACCTACCTTCGGCTTGCTCGGATCCCTGTCGGGTTGCTCATGAATTTCAATGTCGCCCACTTGAGAAACGGACTTCGCAGACTCAGCGCCGAAGGCCCGCATATGAAACGTCCCTCCCGTCCTCTCGTCCTCCCTGTGAAATGAGCCCCTGGAGTTGATCATGGCGACGTTCAAGTACGGCGACGATGTGAACACGGACCTGCTCTTTCCCGGGCGGTATACCTATACCTGCGCCAAGGCGGAGGAGATCCTGCCGCACCTTCTGGAGGACCTGGACCCGGGGTTCGCCGGGAAGGTGCGTCCGGGGGACGTGATTCTCGCGGGCAAGAATTTCGGGTGCGGGTCGAGCCGCGAACAGCCCGCCCTGGGCCTCAAGGCGGCGGGCATTCAGGCGGTGGTGGCCAAGAGCTTCGCCCGCATCTTCTTCCGCGCCGCCACGAACCAGGGGCTCCTTCTGGTCGAATGCCCCGAAGCCGTGGAGGCGTACAATCCAGGGGACGAAGTCTCGTTGGACGTGGGGGCCGGAACGATCACCGTGGGCGGACGGTCCTTCGCCTTCCCGGCCCTGCCCCCCGAGATGCTTGCCATCCGAAACGCCGGCGGCCTGCTTCCCTACGCCCGAAAGAAACTGAGAGAAACCAGGAGATAATCCACGAGGAGGAAGGGAGGACGGAGAGAATCTACAGGGAGGGCGGGAGGACGGGAGGATGAATGAAGAGAGACAGGAAAGAAGAGAGGGTTACTTCCCGCGCCTCCTGTCCTCCCTGTGAAAGGAACTGGAGCTGGCCATGAACGAGATCGGTGAAGCGGGGCGGCGTGGGGAGAAAGTCCGCAGCGACGGCTGGGTGCGGGTGGAGCCGAAGGCCCGCGGCGGGATCCGCCTCCTTGTGACCACGAAAGTGGAGGCCATGTACGGCGAGGCCGTCCGGGCCACATGCGCGAAGGGCCTCGAGACCCTCGGCGTGCGCCACGCCGCCGTGACGGTGGAGGACCACGGGGCCCTGGATTTTGTCCTCCTGGCCCGGCTGGAAGCCGCCGTGAAGCGGGCGGGCCTGGGCGGGGAGCGGGAGGCCCTTCCGGAACCCGGCCCCGGCTTCGGTGCCCGGAGCAGCCGGGAACGATTCCGCCGCTCGCGCCTCTACCTTCCCGGAAACGAGCCCAAGTTCTTCCTCAACGCCGCCCTCCACGAGCCCGACGCCGTGATCCTCGACCTCGAGGATTCGGTGGCGCCCCCGGAAAAGGACGCCGCGCGGATCCTGGTCCGCAACGCCTTGCGGTCCGTGGATTTCGGAACGTGCGAGCGCACCGTGCGCATCAACCAGGGCGAGCGGGGCCTTCTGGACGTGGACGCCGTGGTCCCACAGAACGTCCACATGATCCTCATCCCCAAGGTCGAGTCGGCCCAGCAGGTCCGGGCGGTGGACGAGCGGGCTGAAAAGGCGCGCAAGGCCGCCGGGCTCAAGGCTCCGGTCCTTCTCATGCCCATCATCGAGAGCGCCCTGGGGTGCTTCCGTGCCCTCGAGATCGCCACGGCGAGCCCCAACGTGGCCGCCCTCACCATCGGGCTGGAGGACTACACCGCCGACATCGGCGCCCCGCGAACGGCGGAGGGCCGCGAATCTCTCTGGGCCCGGCAGGTCGTCGTGAACGCGGCGAGAGCGGCGGGGGTCGCTCCCATCGACACCGTCTTCTCCGACGTCGCCGACATGGAGGGCCTGCGGGAGGCCTGCCTCGAAGCCAAGGCCCTGGGCTTCGAGGGAAAGGGATGCATCCACCCGCGGCAGGTGCCCGTGGTCCACGAGGCCTTCGCCCCCTCGCTCGAGGAGGTGGAGAAGGCGAAGCGCGTGGTCCTGGCCTTCGAAGAGGCGGAAAAGAAAGGCCTGGGGGTCGTGGCCCTCGGGAGCAAGATGGTCGACCCCCCCGTCGTCAAGCGCGCACTGCGGACCGTGAAGATGGCCGAAGCCCTGGGGCTCCTGCCCCGGAACTGGAGAAGAGAACGGAAATGAATCACAGGGAGGAAGGGAGGACAGGAGGCGACCCTGGAAAGAGAAATACCGAA harbors:
- a CDS encoding 3-isopropylmalate dehydratase: MATFKYGDDVNTDLLFPGRYTYTCAKAEEILPHLLEDLDPGFAGKVRPGDVILAGKNFGCGSSREQPALGLKAAGIQAVVAKSFARIFFRAATNQGLLLVECPEAVEAYNPGDEVSLDVGAGTITVGGRSFAFPALPPEMLAIRNAGGLLPYARKKLRETRR
- a CDS encoding 3-isopropylmalate dehydratase large subunit, which produces MGKTFAEKVLARKAGLDSVVPGQIVTVKPDHLLMHDNTSAIVGKIAEDLKTYGLVDRGLPVIAIDHVVPAVDEKTALGHAKIRQFVKDYGVSHFFDVGEGVCHQLMVEKGLALPGRLVLGSDSHTCMYGALNAFSTGIDRTEAAVLLLTGETWLRVPQTIRVTLRGALPRGVMGKDLVLRIIGDIGADGANYKAVEFHGDLSALPQDDRFTVANMGIEMGAKLAVFPVDAATEAYLREHAPGAPYEAVWADADASYGQELDYDLSSLEPVVAKPHTVDNVAPVSEVKGLAVQQAYLGTCTNGRLSDLRLAAAILKGKRVAPGVRLLVIPASRSIFQAAIADGTLAALVEAGALVGPPGCGPCLGAHQGLLAPGERCVSSSNRNFQGRMGSKEAEVYLASPLTVAASALTGVLTDPREVI
- a CDS encoding aldolase/citrate lyase family protein: MNEIGEAGRRGEKVRSDGWVRVEPKARGGIRLLVTTKVEAMYGEAVRATCAKGLETLGVRHAAVTVEDHGALDFVLLARLEAAVKRAGLGGEREALPEPGPGFGARSSRERFRRSRLYLPGNEPKFFLNAALHEPDAVILDLEDSVAPPEKDAARILVRNALRSVDFGTCERTVRINQGERGLLDVDAVVPQNVHMILIPKVESAQQVRAVDERAEKARKAAGLKAPVLLMPIIESALGCFRALEIATASPNVAALTIGLEDYTADIGAPRTAEGRESLWARQVVVNAARAAGVAPIDTVFSDVADMEGLREACLEAKALGFEGKGCIHPRQVPVVHEAFAPSLEEVEKAKRVVLAFEEAEKKGLGVVALGSKMVDPPVVKRALRTVKMAEALGLLPRNWRRERK